In Fimbriiglobus ruber, a genomic segment contains:
- a CDS encoding aldo/keto reductase codes for MQKRKLGTSNLEVSAIGLGCMGMSFGYGPPMAKQDGIALIRAAVDRGVTFFDTAEVYGPFTNEELVGEALAPVRDRVVIATKFGFKPDPNGGPRWIGLDSRPEHIREVAEASLKRLKIDAIDLFYQHRVDPEVPIEDVAGAVKDLIRQGKVKHFGLSEAGVQTIRRAHAVQPVAALQSEYSLWTRTPEKEVIPTLEELGIGFVPFSPLGKGYLTGKMNEATTFDSSDFRNILPRFTPEALKANQALVDLLGKIAGRKKATPAQIALAWLLAQKPWIVPIPGTTKLHRLDENNGAAAVELTPADLREIDTAASEITVQGARYPEHIEKMTGR; via the coding sequence ATGCAGAAGCGCAAACTGGGAACGAGCAACCTGGAAGTGTCGGCCATCGGGCTGGGCTGCATGGGGATGAGCTTCGGCTACGGCCCGCCCATGGCCAAGCAGGACGGGATCGCCCTGATCCGGGCGGCCGTCGACCGCGGCGTCACGTTCTTCGACACGGCCGAGGTGTACGGCCCGTTCACGAACGAAGAATTGGTCGGCGAGGCCCTGGCCCCGGTCCGTGACCGGGTGGTGATCGCCACCAAATTTGGGTTCAAGCCCGACCCGAACGGCGGGCCCAGGTGGATCGGCCTGGACAGCCGGCCGGAACACATCCGGGAGGTGGCCGAGGCCTCGCTCAAGCGGCTCAAGATCGACGCCATCGACCTGTTCTACCAGCACCGCGTCGACCCGGAGGTGCCGATCGAGGACGTGGCGGGGGCGGTCAAAGACTTGATCCGGCAAGGCAAAGTCAAGCACTTCGGCCTGTCCGAAGCGGGGGTGCAGACGATCCGCCGGGCCCACGCGGTCCAGCCGGTCGCCGCCCTCCAAAGCGAATACTCGCTCTGGACGAGGACGCCCGAGAAAGAAGTCATCCCGACCCTGGAAGAACTCGGAATCGGCTTCGTCCCGTTCAGCCCTTTGGGCAAGGGCTACCTCACGGGCAAGATGAACGAGGCCACCACGTTCGACAGTTCTGACTTCCGCAACATCCTCCCGCGCTTCACGCCGGAGGCCCTCAAGGCGAATCAGGCATTGGTCGATCTGCTGGGCAAGATCGCGGGGCGGAAGAAGGCGACGCCGGCTCAGATCGCGCTGGCGTGGCTGCTGGCCCAGAAGCCGTGGATCGTTCCGATCCCGGGCACCACGAAGTTGCACCGCCTGGATGAGAACAATGGGGCTGCCGCGGTCGAACTAACGCCCGCCGACCTCCGCGAGATCGACACCGCCGCCTCGGAGATCACGGTGCAGGGGGCTCGATACCCCGAACACATCGAGAAAATGACCGGTCGCTGA
- a CDS encoding cupin domain-containing protein: MDVKRIGSQPSGKGPADYFTGTVRVDPLFQAPTPARVVGASVTFEPGARTAWHTHPLGQTLIVTAGCGLAQRWGGPIEQIRPGDVVWFPPGEKHWHGATSTTAMTHIAIQEQLDGKAVEWLEHVSDEQYRD; this comes from the coding sequence ATGGACGTCAAGCGAATCGGCTCACAACCATCCGGCAAAGGGCCGGCCGACTACTTCACCGGCACCGTCCGCGTCGACCCCCTGTTCCAGGCACCCACACCCGCTCGGGTGGTCGGTGCCAGCGTCACGTTCGAGCCCGGTGCCCGGACGGCGTGGCATACCCACCCGCTCGGCCAGACCCTGATCGTGACGGCCGGCTGCGGCCTGGCCCAGCGCTGGGGCGGGCCGATCGAACAGATCCGGCCGGGCGACGTGGTCTGGTTCCCGCCGGGCGAAAAGCACTGGCACGGCGCCACATCGACGACCGCCATGACGCACATCGCCATTCAGGAACAGCTCGACGGCAAGGCGGTCGAGTGGCTGGAACACGTTAGCGACGAACAGTACCGGGACTGA
- a CDS encoding NAD(P)-dependent alcohol dehydrogenase has protein sequence MTTKAYAAQTAKSPLAAHGIKRREPRPTDVQIEILFCGVCHSDLHQARDEWHDFAPTAYPCVPGHEIAGRVTKVGKDVKKFKVGDLAAVGCMVDSCRTCPSCTRGLEQYCQNFATFTYNSPDKLSGGVTFGGYSEAIVVDEAFTLKISEKANLAATAPLLCAGITTYSPLRHWKVGPGQKVGIVGLGGLGHMGVKFARAFGAHVVLFTTSPSKIEDGKRLGAHEVVVSKNASEMKAQAGSFDFLLDCVSAEHDINAYLQLLKLDGTLCLVGAPEKPLPVAAFNLIMPRKQFAGSGIGGIAETQEMLDFCAERGIGSDVEVIPIQRINEAYDRLLKGDVKYRFVIDMASLKS, from the coding sequence ACGGGATCAAGCGCCGCGAGCCGCGGCCGACCGACGTGCAGATCGAAATTCTGTTTTGCGGGGTGTGCCACTCGGACCTGCACCAGGCCCGCGACGAGTGGCACGACTTCGCTCCCACCGCCTACCCGTGCGTGCCGGGGCACGAAATCGCCGGCCGGGTCACGAAGGTCGGAAAGGACGTCAAGAAGTTTAAGGTCGGCGACCTCGCCGCGGTCGGCTGCATGGTCGACTCGTGCCGCACCTGCCCGAGCTGCACGCGGGGGCTGGAACAGTATTGCCAGAACTTCGCGACGTTCACGTACAACAGCCCCGACAAGCTCTCGGGCGGCGTGACCTTCGGTGGGTATTCGGAGGCGATCGTCGTCGACGAGGCGTTCACCCTCAAAATCTCCGAGAAGGCCAACCTCGCCGCGACCGCCCCGCTGCTCTGCGCCGGCATCACCACGTACTCGCCGCTCCGCCACTGGAAGGTGGGGCCGGGCCAGAAAGTCGGGATCGTCGGCCTCGGCGGGCTCGGGCACATGGGGGTGAAGTTCGCCCGCGCCTTCGGAGCCCACGTAGTTCTCTTCACCACGTCGCCGTCGAAGATCGAGGACGGCAAGCGACTCGGGGCGCACGAGGTCGTGGTGTCGAAGAACGCCAGCGAGATGAAAGCCCAGGCCGGCAGCTTCGACTTCCTCCTCGACTGCGTCTCGGCCGAACACGACATCAACGCCTACCTCCAGCTCCTGAAACTCGACGGGACGCTCTGCCTCGTCGGGGCGCCCGAGAAGCCGCTGCCGGTCGCCGCGTTCAACCTCATCATGCCCCGGAAACAGTTCGCCGGGTCCGGCATCGGCGGGATCGCCGAGACCCAGGAAATGCTCGACTTCTGTGCCGAACGAGGGATCGGGAGCGACGTGGAAGTGATCCCCATCCAGCGGATCAACGAGGCTTACGACCGCTTGTTGAAGGGGGATGTCAAATACCGCTTCGTGATCGACATGGCCTCGCTCAAGTCGTGA